The genomic region ACTAGAGAACAAGATCACCCcaatgaagaggaagaagattAGTAAACCTAGCTCTCTCATACTTGCTTTGAGGGTTTGTCCCAAAATCTGGAGGCCCTTAGAGTGCCGGGAGAGTTTGAAGATTCGAAAGACTCTTACCAGTCTGATGACTCTCAGGATGGCCAAGGAGGtggcctgctctcctttctgAGTCCCCTCCCGCTCGGCCATCTCGGTGCCCAGGGTGATGAAGTAAGGGATGATGGCCACAATGTCAATGAAGTTCATTATATTCTTGAAGAAATCAGTCTTGCTGGGGCAAGCAAAGAAGCGCACCACCAGCTCAAAGGAGAACCAGATGATGCACAAGGTCTCCACAACAAAGAAGGGATCTGTGAAGATGTTGGATTTGTAGACCTGGGTGGTGTTGTCAGTGCGATGCACTGTATATTCCTTGTCCTCCTTCAGCTCAGGTAATGTCTCTAGGCAGAAGATCACGATGGAGATGAGGATCACCATGACAGAGACTATTGCAATGACCCTTGCAGGCCCAGAGCTCTCTGGGTACTCAAAGAGGAGCCATACTTGGCGCTGGTACTCCCCTTCCGGCAAGGGTCTCTCCTCATCTTTGATGAATCCTTCATCTTCCCTGAACTTTTCCATGGCCTCCTCACCCAGCTCATAAAATTTGATCTCCTCAGAGAACATGTCCAAGGGCACATTGACCGGCCGGCGCAGCCGCCCCCCAGACTGATAGTAGTAGAGGATGGCATCAAAACTGGGCCGGTTCCGGTCAAAGAAGTACTCGTTGCGCAAGGGGTCAAAGTACCGCATGCGCTTCTTGGGGTTGCCCAGCAGAGTGTTGGGGAACTGGGCTAAGGTCTTCAGCTGTGTCTCAAAGCGTAGTCCAGCAATGTTTATCACTACGCGCTCACAACACTCGTGGTCATCGTGGGCAGCGGGCTGGTAGCTATCCTGGGGGTGTCCAGGTAGCACAGAAGTCTCATCCATGTTTTCTCCAGCCATCACGGTCATGGTGGTACACAGGAAGAGGGACccaggggcaggggaggagaagTGAGGAAGGGAGTATtatggaggagaggagagttCCAGGGCAGTTCAGTGGAGGGGTTGAGGGACAGAGGGGAGGGTCAGAGTCTGCAGGGAGGTATGATGAGTCAGGATGGAGATCTCGAGGaagggatggatgaggagccTAAGGGATGGAAATACCTAAAAAGGGacaggagagctgggacagagggagaGGCATCAGGGTTGGTGGGAGGGTGAAGAATGAGGGAAGAAGTACCTTTAGGGGGAAAAGAGGGCAGGTAAGGTGAGGGGTCCTGTCCCCCAAGCTGGGAGGAGATTGAAGATCTATGAAGCGCACCCCCAGGCTGGGGTCCCCTCCCCAGCCGTCTCCTTTTGCCTTTAACTCGATCCGTCCACTTTTCTTGCCGACTCGACCATCgctgcagctgctgtcacaAAGttatcacacacacacacacacacacacacacacatacacacagatagatagatagatagataaataaataaataaatcacagggCGCTGGGAGGCGAGTCCTTGCAATGCCAACTCAGCAAATTTCCATCGCCTGCCCCCCTACACTGCCCCGTGTCCTTTCCTCTTGTGTGCTGGGTAGGGAGGGATGGAGATACCCTGCTTTTGAAGGCATAAAGCTTACTTGCAGGATAGAGCCTGCCAGAGAGGAGAGAAACGAAATAAACCAGCCCCCGAgccccaccacacacacacagacgCTCAGGCGCAATGGATTGGCTTTCACACCAGCAAGAACATCCCGTTCTGCCCACTACGGCAGCGCATGCAGATCCCTACTTGTTCCCACACATTCCCGGGCACACACTGGGGGCTCCAAGATAGGAAGGGGCCGAGGTGGCCCCTGCAGTGCCCCGCACGCATCGGGAGGGCTTCCCAGGCAACTTCAGCGGGGTCAGCTTCTGCGCTCAGTCTCCTGACCACCACGCTCCTCGCTCCAAAGACAGCGGAGACTTAGCTGAGCACTGACAACTTCATCACACCAGCTGGGGGGATTTTGGGGCAGGGGGCGCAAAGCGCCTCCTCTCTGACTTTGCAGCAGCTAACGCaactgagagagagagagaggagggggagggagacCGACATCCCAGACCCAAACTGTCCAAAATAGAGTCCAACATCTTAGGAGGAGAACGGGTTTTTCCTTACCTGCTCCGAGTGAGATGCGCTGGTTAGGAGTCGGAGCCAGTGGTGGAATGCGTCAAGTCGCCTTGCAGCAGCatccaaaaaacccacaccaaaacacaaaccGCAGCGGCAAACTcaaccttcctcctcctcctcttgcgCCCCTCTTAATAATACAGCGATCGCTTTACAGGGCTGCCTGCGAGACACTGAAATATTCATACACTGTCTTAGGCTGCATCAAGGGCGAGTGGGTTTAATTAGTTTCTGCCGAGAACCGCAGTGGGGagtggggggtggggtgggtggaaAAGAGTGCAAAGTACCTTTTTCCAAAGGCTTGAGTTAGTAAATAAAAGCGGAGAGTCCTAGATAGCTGCTGGGTTCCGCTGCTCTCTTCACTTAAGACAGCTGGGCAGCGGCGGCTGGAGGGATGTAGGAGAGCCGCAGTCCTGCAGCCGCATCCCCAGAGTCGGTCTTGGCTCGTcccggcagcagcagcagcaggaggcaggagatggACGCGTGCGGCAGGAGCGAGAGGGCTGCTGAATGCCTAAGAGCGGGGAGCAAACTCGAGCCATTTCTTGACGCTGCAGTATCAGCAGAAACCTGAGAGCTGTTTGGTGCAGCTCGGGGAGCGGGAGGGCGGGGGATGAAGGGGGGACGGGGGAATGGGACcggagggaggaggggatgcacgctccccccccccgggcCGGGCCACCCCCGCCGCCGCCAGCGCGGCCCCCGCCGCACGCTGCGCCCCCGCCCCCGACGCAATGCGGGCGCCGGCCCCGGTCCCCAGCGGAGGGACACCCGGTAGCCCAAGCCCGCTGCAGGGGTACGAGAGTGAGGGAGTGCCCcgggggaagggaggggacgCACAAGCGGCCCGGGCAGGTGCTCGGAGAAGCCGCCCCCGCCACGCAGAGGAGCAGCGGCCGTCGCTTTTCCCTGCCCGAAGCCGTCTAGGAGCCGGCTGAACGCTGCCCGTAGGCCCGCGGCGGCACCGGAGGAGGAGGCGACCGGAGCGGGGCAGGGCTGTACGCATCCAGCACGGAGCACCGGGCTGCAGCCGCGGCGGGCAGCACCGGCGCCTGCGGTGCCCGGAGCCCCCGTGGTGCGAGGCCGGCCCGGCACGGAACGGCTCgatcctggtgctgctgccgACCCAGGCCCCGGCCCCCTGCCCCCGACCCGCCGTGCGCTTGGTAGTGGACGGGGATGCACAGACGGAGCTTCTGGAACATAGTGGTGAAGGCTGGATCCCGAGTGGTGTGGCTGAAATCAGGAGGGAAGAGTTAATCGGCAGGCAGCAGATTACTGGGAAATTGCCCTTTCATGCTGCTTTATCCCACTGAATTCATCTAATTGATGAATCACGTAACTCTGAGATGGAGAAGACCCGTTATGTCATCAGCTTCCCTCCCCTGCCAGTGCAGGATTGTTCCCTACAGTATATGATCATGTACATTATATAAAATCCTCCTGCACACTTAAGCAAAGCAGGAGAGGTCATCAAATACAACCTGGGCCTGTGTAATTTGAAGCACTCCAGAGCTAAGTAACACCAAGTCCGTGTTTAACAGACCTGGTCTCATTAGCTTTCCACTGCATAATACATTATCTTCACTTAAGATCACCACCTTGGCAGTCCAAAAATACTTACCCACCTGACCTCAGGGActgtttctttctccccttccccttaCTTATCCccatgttttgttgttttggggtgttAGCGCTTtcgtggggttttttgtgcttCTTAACTCCTCTATCCCTAGCTGTGCTTTAATCACAGCTGCTTTACATGCTGCTTTCACCAGACCTGGTGGAAACAAAAGTTAAAACAGATTTCCTGTCTAGCCTGATAcagccttttttgttttgttttgtttttttccagtgagcaTCACATGCTCCAAGTTCTGTGAGAAACTTCTGGTGACGTACTGAGCAAGAGAAAAGTCtctttctgccactccttcgcaaaataatcaaaacactaaataaaaaggaagaatctTCACCTAGTGAAAATCACGATCACTAATTTTCTGTCTGACAATTCAGTAGCTCACTATCAGCACCTAGCCTTGACCCAGCAAATCTTGATTCTGCACAAACTAAAtccccctcaaaaaaagaaaggcaatcCCCTTGCCTAAAACTAACCAGGCTGTTTTTCAACCCTTCAAGAAACTCGGCTACAGCCTTTGACTCACCATCCTCTTATGGCAGTGAATTCCACGCCTGGATGACATCCTGCACAGAGCTGACTGCAAAGTATTCAGAGAGCTCTGCATTCTGTGTGCTTGGAGCTGCTTTGCAGAAACAGCTTCTGTGAGATGGCACTCACCCACCTCTGGTGCAGTATTAGATCCCCCTGTACCAGTTTGAAGACAAATACTCTCAGGAGTGTGACAAAAACGCACATCTGACAGTCAGAGGCCTGAGTTCAAGGTGCTGTTCTGCCCTTGGTTTCCTGCGTGATTGCAGACAAATCTATACATTCTGCTCTTATATCTGAAAAGCAGGACTAAAAGTGCTTCCTTTGCCTGTCACAACTGCTTAGGCTGTTTGTTCCCGTGAGCTGTCTTAGCACAGCAGAACCCAAATCCTCACTGTGAGATGTTGATACAccaatagcagaaaaaaaattaataatgcctctttttttttacatcacaGGGTACCGAAAGAACAAAATGGTATA from Heliangelus exortis chromosome 1, bHelExo1.hap1, whole genome shotgun sequence harbors:
- the KCNA1 gene encoding potassium voltage-gated channel subfamily A member 1; its protein translation is MTVMAGENMDETSVLPGHPQDSYQPAAHDDHECCERVVINIAGLRFETQLKTLAQFPNTLLGNPKKRMRYFDPLRNEYFFDRNRPSFDAILYYYQSGGRLRRPVNVPLDMFSEEIKFYELGEEAMEKFREDEGFIKDEERPLPEGEYQRQVWLLFEYPESSGPARVIAIVSVMVILISIVIFCLETLPELKEDKEYTVHRTDNTTQVYKSNIFTDPFFVVETLCIIWFSFELVVRFFACPSKTDFFKNIMNFIDIVAIIPYFITLGTEMAEREGTQKGEQATSLAILRVIRLVRVFRIFKLSRHSKGLQILGQTLKASMRELGLLIFFLFIGVILFSSAVYFAEAEEPESHFTSIPDAFWWAVVSMTTVGYGDMYPVTIGGKIVGSLCAIAGVLTIALPVPVIVSNFNYFYHRETEGEEQAQLLHVSSPNLASDSDLSRRSSSTISKSEYMEIEEDMNNSIDNFREANLRTGNCTVANQNYVNKSKLLTDV